From Streptomyces sp. NBC_00237, a single genomic window includes:
- a CDS encoding 4-(cytidine 5'-diphospho)-2-C-methyl-D-erythritol kinase, whose product MTPGTSVTVRVPAKVNVQLAVGGVRADGFHPLANVFLAVGLYDEVTATPADELRITCEGPGSEHVPLDRTNLAARAAVALAELHGLAPDVHLHIAKDIPVAGGMAGGSADAAGALLACEVLWGTRTSNDQLLAICAELGSDVPFSYVGGAALGVGRGEQLTPLDVGGEFHWVFAVADGGLSTPAVYGEFDRLARDAGREVPAPEASEALLSALRAGDATALAVALTNDLQPAALSLRPSLAETLATGTDAGALAALVSGSGPTTAFLAKDAEAAARIAEVLLASGTCTAARVAVAPAPGAVVVPVG is encoded by the coding sequence GTGACGCCGGGGACTTCCGTCACCGTGCGCGTGCCCGCCAAGGTGAACGTGCAGCTCGCCGTGGGCGGAGTGCGGGCGGACGGCTTCCATCCGCTCGCCAATGTCTTCCTCGCCGTCGGGCTGTACGACGAGGTCACCGCCACCCCGGCCGACGAGCTGCGGATCACCTGCGAGGGGCCGGGCTCGGAGCACGTACCGCTGGACCGTACGAACCTCGCGGCCCGCGCCGCCGTCGCCCTCGCCGAACTCCACGGCCTCGCCCCCGACGTCCACCTGCACATCGCCAAGGACATCCCCGTCGCGGGCGGCATGGCGGGCGGCAGCGCGGACGCGGCGGGTGCCTTGCTGGCGTGCGAGGTGCTGTGGGGGACCAGGACTTCGAATGACCAACTCCTCGCGATCTGCGCTGAGTTGGGGAGCGATGTGCCCTTCTCGTACGTGGGAGGGGCCGCGCTCGGCGTCGGGCGCGGGGAACAGCTCACACCGCTGGACGTGGGCGGGGAGTTCCACTGGGTGTTCGCGGTCGCGGACGGCGGCCTGTCTACCCCGGCCGTGTACGGCGAGTTCGACCGGCTCGCGCGCGACGCGGGGCGGGAGGTTCCGGCGCCGGAGGCTTCCGAGGCGCTGCTCTCCGCACTCCGTGCCGGAGACGCCACCGCCCTCGCGGTGGCCCTGACCAACGACCTCCAGCCCGCCGCCCTCTCGCTGCGCCCGTCCCTCGCCGAGACCCTGGCCACAGGCACGGACGCCGGGGCGCTCGCCGCCCTGGTCTCCGGGTCCGGGCCCACCACCGCCTTCCTGGCGAAGGACGCCGAGGCGGCGGCCCGTATCGCGGAAGTACTGCTGGCGTCGGGCACGTGCACGGCGGCACGGGTGGCGGTGGCTCCGGCACCGGGGGCCGTGGTCGTCCCGGTCGGATAG
- a CDS encoding ABC-F family ATP-binding cassette domain-containing protein, with amino-acid sequence MAVNLVNVEAVSKVYGTRALLDGVSLGVSEGDRIGVVGRNGDGKTTLIRMLAQLEEADSGRVTHVGGLQLGVLTQHDSLDPAATIRHEVIGDMADHEWAGSAKIRDVLTGLFGGLDLPGFGQGLDTVIAPLSGGERRRIALAKLLIADQDLIVLDEPTNHLDVEGISWLAKHLQSRRSALVCVTHDRWFLDQVCTRMWDVQRGAVHEYEGGYSDYVFARAERDRIAATEEGKRQNLMRKELAWLRRGAPARTSKPRYRIEAANELIADVPPPRDTSELMKFANARLGKTVFDLEDVTVQAGPKVLLKHLTWQLGPGDRVGLVGVNGAGKTSLLRALAEAARTQGDAQPAAGKIVVGKTVRLAYLSQEVSELDPNLRVLEAVQKVRDRVDLGKGREMTAGQLCEQFGFTKEKQWTPVGDLSGGERRRLQILRLLMDEPNVLFLDEPTNDLDIETLTQLEDLLDGWPGSMVVISHDRFFIERTTDKVFALLGDATLRNLPRGLDEYLERRQKVIAAAVAAAPAPVAVAKPEKSSGDVRAAKKELQKIERQLSKMSDRETNLHAQIAEHSTDFGKVAGLDAELRKLIEERDELEMRWLELAEDA; translated from the coding sequence ATGGCCGTCAACCTGGTCAATGTCGAGGCAGTAAGCAAGGTGTACGGCACCCGTGCCCTGCTCGACGGCGTCTCCCTCGGCGTCTCGGAGGGCGACCGGATCGGCGTCGTCGGTCGCAACGGCGACGGCAAGACCACCCTCATCCGCATGCTCGCCCAGCTGGAAGAGGCCGACTCCGGCCGCGTCACCCACGTCGGCGGCCTCCAGCTCGGGGTGCTGACCCAGCACGACTCCCTCGACCCGGCCGCCACCATCCGGCACGAGGTCATCGGCGACATGGCCGACCACGAGTGGGCGGGCAGCGCCAAGATCCGTGACGTGCTCACCGGGCTGTTCGGGGGGCTCGACCTGCCCGGCTTCGGGCAGGGACTCGACACCGTCATCGCGCCGCTCTCCGGCGGTGAGCGGCGTCGGATCGCGCTCGCCAAGCTGCTGATCGCCGACCAGGACCTGATCGTCCTCGACGAGCCGACCAACCACCTCGACGTCGAGGGCATCAGCTGGCTCGCCAAGCACCTCCAGTCGCGGCGCTCCGCGCTCGTGTGCGTGACCCACGACCGCTGGTTCCTGGACCAGGTCTGCACCCGGATGTGGGACGTGCAGCGAGGGGCGGTCCACGAGTACGAGGGCGGGTACAGCGACTACGTCTTCGCCCGCGCCGAGCGCGACCGCATCGCCGCCACCGAGGAGGGCAAGCGGCAGAACCTGATGCGCAAGGAGCTGGCCTGGCTGCGGCGCGGCGCCCCGGCCCGTACGTCCAAGCCGCGTTACCGCATCGAGGCGGCGAACGAGCTGATCGCGGACGTCCCGCCGCCCCGCGACACCAGCGAGCTGATGAAGTTCGCCAACGCCCGCCTCGGCAAGACCGTCTTCGACCTCGAAGACGTCACCGTCCAGGCCGGTCCGAAGGTGCTGCTCAAGCACCTCACCTGGCAGCTCGGCCCCGGCGACCGCGTCGGCCTGGTCGGCGTCAACGGCGCGGGCAAGACCTCCCTCCTGCGCGCCCTCGCCGAAGCGGCCCGTACGCAGGGCGACGCACAGCCCGCCGCCGGGAAGATCGTCGTCGGCAAGACCGTCCGGCTCGCGTACCTCTCCCAGGAGGTCAGCGAGCTGGACCCGAACCTCCGCGTGCTGGAGGCCGTACAGAAGGTCCGGGACCGGGTGGACCTCGGCAAGGGCCGCGAGATGACCGCCGGGCAGCTCTGCGAGCAGTTCGGGTTCACCAAGGAGAAGCAGTGGACGCCGGTCGGGGACCTCTCGGGTGGTGAGCGGCGGCGGCTCCAGATCCTGCGACTGCTGATGGACGAGCCCAACGTCCTCTTCCTCGACGAGCCGACCAACGACCTCGACATCGAGACCCTCACCCAGCTCGAAGACCTCCTCGACGGCTGGCCCGGGTCGATGGTCGTGATCTCCCACGACCGGTTCTTCATCGAGCGGACGACGGACAAGGTGTTCGCGCTGCTCGGCGACGCCACCCTGCGCAACCTGCCGCGCGGCCTCGACGAGTACCTGGAACGGCGGCAGAAGGTGATCGCGGCGGCCGTCGCGGCGGCCCCGGCTCCGGTGGCCGTCGCGAAGCCGGAGAAGTCGTCCGGTGACGTACGGGCCGCGAAGAAGGAGCTCCAGAAGATCGAGCGGCAGCTGAGCAAGATGTCCGACCGGGAGACGAACCTCCACGCGCAGATCGCCGAGCACTCCACCGACTTCGGCAAGGTCGCCGGTCTCGACGCCGAACTGCGCAAACTGATCGAGGAGCGCGACGAGTTGGAGATGCGCTGGCTGGAGCTGGCCGAGGACGCCTGA
- a CDS encoding PQQ-binding-like beta-propeller repeat protein: MSQPPNQPPQGGFGAPQDPQTPPGGAPQGPPPGAPQPPQGPPPGQPGYGYPQGPPPAAENPYASQPTQGGPGYGYPGQPHPYGQQPQQPGYGYPGQPPQQPGQPTYPGMPGPSGPGGPGGPGGPQNKQKLMLIIGAAVAALIVVAGGIYLVSGGEKEPVAQPTTAGKPSAAPTVDQGDGKGPGGDAPGRDAGTDFNSARQPGDSKVLWNHANAVDLPSSGGKVMPMWFVGDTVIHTYYKTMTAYGAADGKKRWEIPFPNEVCAAPKLIGKDNKVVVGVKGDNTKKGRCDQLQQVDVKTGKAGWRKEVEQENAFAFGDVELTVSGDTVAVSRNPFVSAFRVSDGSKLFGDVRTGACRIDGFAASPTKLFAVDQCGSGDKPTSQFSEIDPTTGKARWSWKVAKDWTIKRVLSAEPTVLYLEKGKSGKAEAGNIAILKPNGTLGAQLPEGEELPDLQCGWTIMKSGLQECKGVTADATTLYVSSEAKSANLGSGRTNEIRAYDVTTGKRKWASKGDGYTMLPLKVEGGNVFAYMEPTYDKPGGVVKVPTTGGSPAPVLKHPSSVSAVERGMFSKSLAFEGGRLFMSPDTISGKDSEKPQAILAFGN, encoded by the coding sequence ATGTCTCAGCCGCCCAACCAGCCGCCGCAGGGGGGCTTCGGCGCACCGCAGGACCCGCAGACCCCGCCCGGCGGGGCTCCGCAGGGCCCGCCTCCGGGAGCACCGCAGCCGCCGCAGGGGCCGCCGCCGGGTCAGCCCGGGTACGGCTACCCGCAGGGTCCGCCCCCGGCCGCCGAGAACCCGTACGCGTCACAGCCGACCCAGGGCGGCCCGGGATACGGCTACCCCGGCCAGCCCCACCCGTACGGCCAGCAGCCCCAGCAGCCCGGTTACGGCTACCCGGGCCAGCCGCCCCAGCAGCCGGGCCAGCCCACCTACCCGGGCATGCCCGGCCCCAGTGGTCCCGGTGGTCCCGGCGGTCCTGGCGGTCCGCAGAACAAGCAGAAGCTCATGCTGATCATCGGCGCGGCCGTCGCCGCCCTGATCGTCGTCGCGGGCGGCATCTACCTGGTCTCCGGCGGCGAGAAGGAACCCGTCGCCCAGCCCACCACGGCGGGCAAGCCCTCCGCCGCCCCGACCGTCGACCAGGGCGACGGCAAGGGCCCCGGCGGCGACGCCCCGGGCCGCGACGCGGGCACGGACTTCAACTCGGCGCGCCAGCCCGGCGACTCCAAGGTGCTGTGGAACCACGCCAACGCGGTGGACCTGCCCTCCAGCGGCGGCAAGGTCATGCCGATGTGGTTCGTGGGAGACACCGTCATCCACACGTACTACAAGACCATGACGGCGTACGGAGCGGCCGACGGCAAGAAGCGCTGGGAGATCCCGTTCCCGAACGAGGTCTGCGCGGCGCCGAAGCTCATCGGCAAGGACAACAAGGTCGTCGTCGGGGTCAAGGGCGACAACACCAAGAAGGGCCGCTGCGACCAGCTTCAGCAGGTCGACGTGAAGACCGGGAAGGCGGGGTGGCGCAAGGAGGTCGAGCAGGAGAACGCGTTCGCCTTCGGAGACGTCGAACTCACGGTCTCGGGCGACACCGTCGCCGTCAGCCGCAACCCCTTCGTCAGCGCCTTCCGCGTCAGTGACGGCTCGAAGCTGTTCGGCGACGTGCGGACCGGTGCGTGCCGGATCGACGGCTTCGCCGCCTCGCCGACCAAACTGTTCGCGGTCGACCAGTGCGGATCGGGCGACAAGCCCACCTCCCAGTTCAGCGAGATCGACCCGACCACCGGCAAGGCCCGGTGGAGCTGGAAGGTCGCCAAGGACTGGACCATCAAGCGGGTCCTCTCGGCCGAACCGACGGTGCTCTACCTGGAGAAGGGCAAGAGCGGCAAGGCGGAGGCGGGCAACATCGCCATCCTCAAGCCGAACGGCACCCTCGGCGCGCAGTTGCCCGAGGGCGAGGAGCTGCCCGACCTCCAGTGCGGCTGGACGATCATGAAGTCCGGCCTCCAGGAGTGCAAGGGCGTCACCGCCGACGCGACCACCCTGTACGTGTCGAGCGAGGCGAAGTCCGCCAACCTCGGTTCGGGCCGCACCAACGAGATCCGTGCCTACGACGTCACCACCGGCAAGCGCAAGTGGGCCTCGAAGGGCGACGGCTACACGATGCTGCCGCTGAAGGTCGAGGGCGGCAACGTCTTCGCGTACATGGAGCCGACCTACGACAAGCCCGGTGGCGTCGTGAAGGTCCCCACGACCGGCGGCAGCCCGGCACCCGTCCTGAAGCACCCGTCGTCGGTGTCGGCGGTCGAGCGCGGCATGTTCTCCAAGTCGCTCGCGTTCGAGGGCGGGCGTCTCTTCATGTCCCCCGACACCATCTCGGGCAAGGACAGCGAGAAGCCCCAGGCCATCCTGGCCTTCGGTAACTGA
- a CDS encoding PQQ-binding-like beta-propeller repeat protein yields the protein MTQPPNQPPQGGEGAPPPSPFSKAPEPAPQDAASGQPPQTPPPTVAEGFGAPATPPPAGGFGAPATPPPVGGFGAPPAQPPQAPGQPPAQQPGGGYGYPQAPGQPPQAPPAGYGYPAQPGQQPGQPGQPPQPNPYGGQQQPGYGYPGQPGQQPGQPGQPPSYSMHPPQGPAPGTVVQGGIGGGSGNGGGLTNQLKIIIAAVVAVVLIVAGGVIYKATSSDDPQDVAGGTSGSEGKGGGGDAPKAPDGGGKEKAPPVATSKVKFQIPIPVVKELTDVKGSWATDKVYAKADVKKITGYDPEKGSVLWTLPLTGEVCGESRHLSKDGNKAAFLYEGPKEAGRKVAPCTQVGLVDLTSGKLLWSHSFKDGDQPATLDQVTMSGDTIAAASYGGGGAVDINGKELWAPKATADDCRDRGYAGGPALVAIRMCGSYSDPQLLVQPLNPTTGAPISTYKLPKGAETATVLSTKPLLVGAEVNESATGTAGISDLFSIDDATGKLLAQMPVDGEKFDLHCPRTEAEGCIKVAVGNGKVYLPTVQRRGTSDTGRTNEIVSWDLKTGKPTSENIPAGERYSMVPLRMDGGNLIVYKFPPYDKGGQVASIDGGTLKQTILLDNPGDRSVRDAESSLAINFENAKFVGGRLFLANDLLSESNTSQKYLAMAFGP from the coding sequence ATGACGCAGCCGCCCAACCAGCCCCCGCAGGGTGGGGAAGGGGCACCGCCCCCCTCCCCGTTCAGCAAGGCCCCCGAGCCCGCACCGCAGGACGCGGCTTCCGGCCAGCCGCCGCAGACGCCTCCGCCGACCGTGGCCGAAGGCTTCGGCGCGCCCGCCACGCCGCCGCCCGCCGGTGGTTTCGGTGCACCCGCCACGCCCCCGCCCGTCGGCGGTTTCGGTGCGCCGCCCGCTCAGCCCCCGCAGGCCCCGGGTCAGCCCCCGGCCCAGCAGCCCGGCGGCGGCTACGGCTACCCGCAGGCTCCGGGCCAGCCCCCGCAGGCGCCCCCGGCCGGTTACGGCTACCCGGCTCAGCCGGGCCAGCAGCCGGGTCAGCCCGGCCAGCCGCCCCAGCCCAACCCGTACGGCGGCCAGCAGCAGCCCGGTTACGGCTACCCGGGCCAGCCTGGTCAGCAGCCGGGCCAGCCCGGCCAGCCGCCCTCGTACAGCATGCATCCGCCCCAGGGCCCGGCCCCCGGCACGGTCGTCCAGGGCGGCATCGGCGGCGGGAGCGGCAACGGCGGTGGCCTGACCAACCAGCTCAAGATCATCATCGCGGCGGTCGTCGCCGTCGTCCTGATCGTCGCCGGTGGCGTCATCTACAAGGCCACCAGCAGCGACGACCCCCAGGACGTCGCGGGCGGCACCTCCGGCAGCGAGGGCAAGGGGGGCGGCGGCGACGCCCCCAAGGCCCCGGACGGCGGCGGCAAGGAGAAGGCCCCGCCCGTGGCCACCTCCAAGGTCAAGTTCCAGATCCCGATCCCGGTCGTCAAGGAACTCACCGACGTCAAGGGTTCCTGGGCCACCGACAAGGTGTACGCCAAGGCCGACGTCAAGAAGATCACCGGCTACGACCCGGAGAAGGGCTCGGTCCTGTGGACCCTGCCCCTCACCGGCGAGGTCTGCGGCGAGTCGCGCCACCTCTCCAAGGACGGCAACAAGGCCGCCTTCCTGTACGAGGGGCCGAAGGAAGCCGGTCGTAAGGTCGCCCCCTGCACGCAGGTCGGCCTCGTCGACCTGACCAGCGGCAAGCTCCTGTGGTCGCACAGCTTCAAGGACGGCGACCAGCCCGCCACCCTCGACCAGGTCACCATGTCCGGCGACACCATCGCCGCGGCCAGCTACGGCGGCGGCGGCGCGGTCGACATCAACGGCAAGGAGCTGTGGGCCCCGAAGGCCACCGCCGACGACTGCCGCGACCGAGGCTACGCGGGCGGTCCCGCCCTCGTCGCGATCCGCATGTGCGGCAGCTACAGCGACCCGCAGCTGCTGGTCCAGCCCCTGAACCCCACTACGGGCGCACCGATCTCCACGTACAAGCTGCCCAAGGGCGCCGAGACCGCCACGGTCCTCTCCACCAAGCCGCTGCTGGTCGGCGCCGAGGTCAACGAGTCCGCCACCGGCACGGCGGGCATCTCCGACCTCTTCTCGATCGACGACGCGACGGGCAAGCTGCTCGCTCAGATGCCGGTCGACGGCGAGAAGTTCGACCTGCACTGCCCGCGCACCGAGGCCGAGGGCTGCATCAAGGTCGCCGTCGGCAACGGCAAGGTCTACCTGCCGACCGTCCAGCGCCGTGGCACCTCCGACACGGGCCGCACCAACGAGATCGTGTCCTGGGACCTGAAGACCGGCAAGCCCACCTCCGAGAACATCCCGGCGGGCGAGCGCTACTCCATGGTCCCGCTGCGCATGGACGGCGGGAACCTGATCGTCTACAAGTTCCCCCCGTACGACAAGGGCGGCCAGGTCGCCAGCATCGACGGCGGCACCCTCAAGCAGACCATCCTGCTCGACAACCCGGGCGACCGCTCCGTGCGCGACGCGGAGTCCAGCCTCGCCATCAACTTCGAGAACGCGAAGTTCGTCGGCGGACGTCTCTTCCTCGCCAACGACCTGCTGAGCGAGAGCAACACCTCGCAGAAGTACCTGGCGATGGCCTTCGGGCCGTGA
- a CDS encoding LuxR C-terminal-related transcriptional regulator gives MGVRLMVVDDHRLLAEALASALKLRGHRVLAAAAPTAGAAELVVSRAPEVCLFGTATPAAPGTFDPIVRIKRERPQVAVVVLGPVPSPRGIAAAFASGAAGYVRHDERIEGVERAMVKARAGEAAVAPQLLQGAFAELLNPAAQPDDEGQRLLHMLTPREVEVLVRVADGEDTRLIAAGMGIAPSTARTHVQRVLMKLGVGSRLEAAALAARTGLLDRATVPQHEQ, from the coding sequence ATGGGTGTGCGGCTCATGGTGGTCGATGACCACCGTCTGCTGGCCGAGGCACTCGCCTCGGCCCTCAAGCTCCGCGGGCACCGTGTGCTCGCCGCCGCCGCGCCCACCGCGGGCGCGGCCGAACTCGTCGTGAGCCGGGCCCCGGAGGTCTGCCTCTTCGGTACGGCGACTCCCGCCGCGCCGGGCACCTTCGACCCGATCGTACGGATCAAACGCGAGCGGCCCCAGGTGGCCGTGGTCGTGCTGGGGCCCGTTCCCAGCCCGCGCGGCATCGCCGCCGCCTTCGCCTCGGGGGCGGCCGGATACGTACGGCACGACGAGCGCATAGAGGGCGTCGAGCGGGCCATGGTGAAGGCGCGGGCGGGGGAGGCGGCGGTCGCGCCGCAGCTGCTGCAAGGGGCCTTCGCGGAGCTGCTCAACCCCGCCGCCCAGCCCGACGACGAGGGGCAGCGGCTGCTGCACATGCTCACCCCGCGCGAGGTCGAGGTGCTGGTCCGGGTCGCCGACGGCGAGGACACCCGGCTCATCGCGGCGGGGATGGGGATCGCTCCGAGCACGGCGCGTACGCACGTCCAGCGGGTGCTGATGAAGCTGGGCGTCGGGTCCCGGCTGGAGGCGGCGGCGCTCGCCGCCCGTACGGGACTCCTCGACCGGGCGACGGTGCCGCAGCACGAGCAGTAG
- the galT gene encoding galactose-1-phosphate uridylyltransferase has translation MKKTSTRLADGRELLYYDAADDRVRDAVDLRPLTPVATTSEVRYDALLGDSVAIASHRQDRTHLPPADACPLCPTRPGHESEIPATDYEVAVFENRFPSLAGDSGRCEVVCFTSDHDASFAGLSEEQAALVLEAWTDRTAEFAQLPSVEQVFCFENRGAEIGVTLGHPHGQIYGYPYVTPRTALMLRSLEERAARTPGGNLFDEVVTRERTDASRIVLEGEHWVAFVPYAAHWPYEVHLYPLRRVPDLRELDDAAREELPRVYLELLRRFDRIFGPGQPPTPYIAAWHQAPFRHPLRTEFALHLELFTVRRTPGKLKALAGSESGMGAFINDVSPESAAHRLREVAST, from the coding sequence GTGAAGAAGACATCGACCCGGCTCGCCGACGGGCGCGAACTCCTCTACTACGACGCGGCGGACGACAGGGTCCGCGACGCCGTCGACCTGCGCCCGCTCACCCCGGTCGCCACGACGTCCGAGGTCCGGTACGACGCCCTGCTCGGCGACTCGGTCGCCATCGCCTCGCACCGCCAGGACCGTACGCACCTGCCGCCCGCCGACGCCTGCCCGCTCTGCCCCACCCGGCCGGGCCACGAGAGCGAGATCCCGGCCACCGACTACGAGGTCGCGGTCTTCGAGAACCGCTTCCCCTCCCTCGCCGGGGACTCCGGCCGCTGCGAGGTGGTCTGCTTCACCTCCGACCACGACGCCTCCTTCGCCGGCCTGAGCGAGGAACAGGCCGCCCTCGTGCTGGAGGCGTGGACCGACCGCACGGCGGAATTCGCCCAACTCCCGTCCGTTGAACAGGTGTTCTGCTTCGAGAACCGGGGAGCCGAGATCGGGGTGACCCTGGGGCACCCGCACGGTCAGATCTACGGATATCCGTACGTCACTCCGCGTACGGCGCTGATGCTGCGCTCGCTCGAAGAGCGCGCGGCCCGCACCCCCGGAGGCAACCTCTTCGACGAGGTCGTCACCCGTGAACGTACCGACGCCTCCCGGATCGTCCTTGAGGGTGAACACTGGGTCGCCTTCGTGCCGTACGCCGCCCACTGGCCGTACGAGGTCCACCTCTACCCCCTGCGCCGGGTCCCCGACCTCCGTGAGCTGGACGACGCGGCACGGGAGGAACTTCCGCGCGTGTACCTGGAGTTGCTGCGCCGCTTCGACCGCATTTTCGGCCCCGGCCAGCCCCCCACCCCGTACATCGCGGCCTGGCACCAGGCCCCCTTCCGGCACCCCCTGCGCACGGAATTCGCCCTCCACCTGGAGCTGTTCACCGTGCGGCGCACCCCCGGCAAGCTCAAGGCGCTCGCCGGGTCCGAGTCCGGGATGGGTGCTTTCATCAACGACGTGTCGCCGGAGAGCGCGGCGCACCGACTCCGAGAGGTGGCAAGCACGTGA
- the galE gene encoding UDP-glucose 4-epimerase GalE, producing MTTAAAGTPARTYLVTGGAGYVGSVVTAHLLEAGHRVTVLDDLSTGFREGVPAGADFIEGRIQDAARHLDPGYDAVLHFAAYSQVGESVADPEKYWRNNVGGTMDLLAAMRDAGVRRLVFSSTAATYGEPAVTPVTEDLPTAPTSPYGASKLAVDHMIAGECAAHGLAAVSLRYFNVAGAYGSSGGVMYGERHDPESHLIPLVLQVAQGHRPSISVYGDDYPTLDGTCVRDYLHVADLAEAHLLALAAAEPGTHRICNLGNGEGFSVREVIEAVRRVTGHPVPEVVAPRRAGDPATLVASADRARTLLGWRPSRTELTDIISDAWRFAQGEGK from the coding sequence GTGACGACAGCAGCGGCCGGGACACCCGCCCGTACGTACCTGGTGACCGGCGGCGCGGGATACGTCGGCAGCGTCGTCACCGCCCACCTCCTCGAAGCGGGCCACCGGGTCACCGTCCTCGACGACCTCTCCACGGGCTTCCGCGAGGGCGTTCCGGCCGGTGCCGACTTCATCGAGGGGCGCATCCAGGACGCCGCCCGCCACCTCGACCCCGGCTACGACGCGGTGCTCCACTTCGCCGCGTACTCCCAGGTGGGGGAGTCCGTCGCCGATCCGGAGAAGTACTGGCGCAACAACGTCGGCGGCACCATGGACCTCCTCGCCGCGATGCGCGACGCGGGCGTGCGCCGCCTCGTCTTCTCCTCCACGGCGGCGACGTACGGCGAACCCGCCGTCACCCCCGTCACCGAGGACCTCCCCACCGCCCCCACCAGCCCCTACGGCGCGTCGAAGCTCGCCGTCGACCACATGATCGCCGGGGAGTGCGCGGCCCACGGGCTGGCCGCCGTCTCGCTCCGCTACTTCAACGTGGCGGGTGCGTACGGCAGTTCGGGAGGCGTCATGTACGGGGAACGGCACGACCCCGAATCCCACCTCATCCCGCTCGTCCTCCAGGTCGCCCAGGGCCACCGCCCCTCCATCTCCGTGTACGGCGACGACTACCCGACCCTCGACGGCACCTGCGTCCGCGACTACCTGCACGTCGCCGACCTCGCCGAGGCCCACCTCCTCGCCCTCGCCGCGGCGGAACCCGGCACGCACCGGATCTGCAACCTGGGGAACGGGGAGGGCTTCTCGGTGCGGGAGGTCATCGAGGCCGTCCGCAGGGTCACAGGACACCCGGTCCCGGAGGTCGTCGCCCCGCGCCGGGCGGGCGACCCCGCGACCCTGGTCGCGTCCGCCGACCGGGCCCGCACCCTGCTGGGCTGGCGGCCCTCCCGTACCGAACTGACCGACATCATCAGCGACGCGTGGCGCTTCGCGCAGGGCGAGGGGAAGTAG
- the galK gene encoding galactokinase, translating into MVLDASELIGEFRELYGREPEGVWAAPGRVNLIGEYTDFNDGFVMPLALPHAARVAVARRTDGLLRLHSGDIADGVTELRVADLAPLAGGGWWTYPAGVVWALLDAGHGAVAGGADVHLRSTVPTGAGLSSSAALEVSVGLALTDLHQLPLTRPELALLCQRAENAFVGVPCGIMDQTASACCEAGHALHLDTRDLSRRQVPLDPGAQGLALLVVDTRVQHALGDGAYAERRAGCEEGARQLGVHRLRDVPHAELPLFLAKLDDERIRRYVRHIVTDNHRVTRAVACLDAGDLRGLGPILTEGHASLRDDLRVSCPELDLVVSSAVAAGALGARMTGGGFGGSAIVLAEADAVPAVASAITSAFSTEGHTPPRLFPATPSQGAHHLP; encoded by the coding sequence GTGGTACTCGATGCCAGCGAACTCATCGGCGAATTCAGGGAGTTGTACGGTCGTGAGCCGGAGGGGGTCTGGGCGGCCCCCGGCCGGGTCAACCTGATCGGCGAGTACACCGACTTCAACGACGGCTTCGTCATGCCGCTCGCCCTCCCGCACGCGGCACGCGTCGCGGTGGCCCGCCGCACGGACGGCCTCCTGCGCCTGCACTCGGGCGACATCGCGGACGGCGTGACGGAGCTGAGGGTGGCCGACCTCGCGCCCCTCGCGGGCGGCGGCTGGTGGACGTACCCGGCGGGAGTCGTCTGGGCCCTCCTCGACGCGGGGCACGGGGCGGTGGCGGGCGGCGCGGACGTCCACCTGCGCTCCACCGTGCCCACCGGGGCGGGCCTCTCCTCCTCCGCCGCGCTGGAGGTCTCCGTCGGACTCGCCCTCACCGACCTCCACCAACTTCCCCTCACCCGGCCGGAATTGGCCCTGCTGTGCCAACGTGCGGAGAACGCCTTCGTCGGCGTGCCGTGCGGAATCATGGACCAGACCGCCTCCGCGTGCTGCGAGGCGGGCCACGCCCTGCACCTCGACACCCGGGACTTGTCCCGCCGTCAGGTCCCCCTCGACCCGGGCGCCCAGGGGCTGGCCCTGCTGGTCGTGGACACCCGCGTGCAGCACGCGCTGGGCGACGGGGCGTACGCGGAACGCCGGGCGGGCTGCGAGGAGGGCGCCCGTCAGCTCGGGGTCCACCGCCTCCGCGACGTACCGCACGCCGAACTCCCTCTATTCCTGGCGAAGTTGGACGACGAGCGCATCCGTCGCTACGTCCGCCACATCGTCACCGACAACCACCGGGTGACGCGTGCGGTGGCCTGCCTGGACGCGGGCGACCTGCGGGGCCTCGGCCCGATCCTCACCGAGGGCCACGCCTCCCTCCGCGACGACCTCCGGGTCTCCTGCCCGGAACTGGACCTGGTGGTCTCCTCCGCCGTGGCGGCGGGGGCGCTGGGGGCGCGGATGACGGGGGGCGGGTTCGGGGGCTCGGCGATCGTCCTCGCGGAGGCGGATGCGGTGCCTGCCGTGGCCTCCGCCATCACCTCCGCCTTCTCCACCGAGGGCCACACCCCTCCCCGCCTCTTCCCCGCCACCCCTTCCCAAGGCGCCCACCACCTCCCCTGA